In bacterium, a genomic segment contains:
- a CDS encoding type II toxin-antitoxin system RelE/ParE family toxin, which yields MYRIEYTKEAYRKIKNLDKKIKERLKKGIEFLAKNPMRGKRLTGPLVGKWSYRVGDYRIIYGIYPEKLVILVLSIGHRKEIYKKRSNYSVYRILYVWLF from the coding sequence ATGTATAGGATAGAATATACTAAGGAAGCTTACCGAAAGATAAAGAATCTGGACAAAAAGATAAAGGAGCGATTAAAAAAGGGAATTGAGTTCTTGGCTAAGAACCCGATGAGAGGAAAGAGGCTGACAGGGCCATTAGTAGGAAAATGGTCATATAGGGTTGGTGATTATAGGATAATATACGGAATATATCCGGAAAAACTTGTAATATTGGTTTTATCTATAGGTCATCGCAAGGAGATATACAAAAAAAGAAGTAACTATTCAGTATATCGTATTTTATATGTTTGGCTGTTTTAA